One region of Passer domesticus isolate bPasDom1 chromosome 19, bPasDom1.hap1, whole genome shotgun sequence genomic DNA includes:
- the TEX14 gene encoding inactive serine/threonine-protein kinase TEX14 isoform X9 → MFPIFSQLCSGKKMAHPIPLPFPCPVKLGSVKGDSLEADLHEYVREGNYVKVKKLLKKGVFVDAVNSMGQTCLFTAALLGLGKIVDVLLEYGSNANHRCRDGSTPVHAAAFSGSRAVLSRLLERGGELRVHDSQGRSPQLWALSASKDSSAQMLEFMQQCSLCMQAAIWNLPSDLLRKVGSTRALICSPSRFGGLVQGNAEIPVGKFLKGQPSVARNIYSFGFGKFHLAGSGHLGYLASLPIIGDKDLVQADDEAAFSYHVGPYMIMTNGRQRQSTTENSCLMWGGSRVTVKELSLQPQQRSWKLRLADLLLAEQEHSSKLRHPHLLQLMSVCLSCDLEKTRLVYERVHFGSLYSILHERRAEFPVLQTATLLHILLQVLDALRFLHGRGFLHRSLSSLAVQVVASGEGKLCNLEYMIESKDSGEHSDLTRIPVPAQLFRWSSPEIILGKPGTVRSDVYSFCAVLQEALTESPPWKGVEDSAVKQLVLSGEQLGADVRLPLLYYDVVKSGLEPKPRNRSMKLQDIQYVLKNDLKVIPSLLILMCPFSFCLNLEEDLVKSEGGHAGGTLKAQRSAVLADVNICWASSFSFQKRTVELQEKEMSKAGGFPAPKDSVFPKESRAVVLQEAAASAEPPVQDSSLGVSEQHSGASPCSESDVDGSLCSFEMNEILASYPEGPQDFLEGGPGSGQALKDAEMQEQSQWEGEDEGESSGSSTGFTGEEEEEEEEEEEEEEEEEEEERVREGSGLSQVRGAAGRRLSSPSQSEQHISRCVLNLKIMQSMLQQAGHSLSRTEEKLDRLKAMAKQKRLLQEVRMNLLPKESSQGRRWDGSDAASQNTMKALSGVDIFLHQAVAPPSRDYIPPPVTCQAPGRDSFQAVPQTAKEREAIQNEKWKSKIAATHCDPGCSTGRGLDGEGSLNQEHCLPHVSARSQKKFNLQWQRGADSHPAARREEEKWCHSKPRVEFCSKKSIEKRRVVQSGWRTEVKQMARRVASGRLGLSCPYPGSECPSEAEGAKEPPQEVPAGAPQSQGQPGEPWDPGSEDTADSGDSDLDRTSTGRSCQSPAPDEQAESGKSIPKSSVLPQQAENLSRGHSRELHCSLNSPPDVTEEFFTPDYFLPPALEGRSEPETSDTEGKAEDVCAGFLQNLPADAASAIQAPGGKILFCSTTPQSCGSNKLGVNQLSQMPGASVDAAREATLWEPQEECQEKDVSVADIQDLSSIPCEQNFQRGVECKTPRLSHAPTSVSTPLGSDEKFPLAFEKYNQCREFSSDSSFCGSQETSSTVFKTFTTACEGERSMEIPVVAPRFCPFGLKEPVGLPPVASSLRNTRQAPALSEASPPSIDELPPPAQELLDEIGLTPAWMMLWRECSMQFLGMRRSKSNLRDTLLGLPACRIQKMLEGRMEERREEPGLEAEHQEAVQGLQQVPFVCRAAGCTQSLKCPKSLVTFGNIDDESKDQKSHPQQQLAPAPPFRIIVLDESSLHD, encoded by the exons ATGTTTCCTATCTTTTCCCAGTTGTGCTCAGGAAAGAAGATGGCTCATCCCATCCCTCTCCCCTTTCCATGCCCAGTCAAGCTTGGAAGTGTCAAAGGAGACTCCCTGGAAGCTGACCTGCATGAGTATGTCAGGGAAGGGAACTATGTGAAAGTGAAGAAGCTTCTGAAAAAAG GAGTTTTTGTGGATGCTGTGAATTCCATGGGCCAGACCTGTCTgttcactgctgctctgctggggctgggtaAAATTGTGGATGTGCTGCTGGAATACGGCTCGAATGCCAATCA CCGCTGCCGGGACGGGAGCACGCCGGTGCACGCGGCCGCGTTCTCGGGGAGCCGCGCCGTGCTCAGCCGCCTGCTGGAGCGGGGCGGGGAGCTGCGCGTGCACgacagccagggcaggagcccgcagctctgggctctgtctgccAGCAAGGACAGCAGCGCTCAG aTGCTGGAATTTATGCAGCAGTGCTCGCTGTGCATGCAGGCTGCCATTTGGAATCTTCCCTCTGACCTGCTCAGGAAGGTTGGCTCCACAAGGGCCTTGATCTGCAGCCCCTCGAGGTTTGGTGGCCTTGTCCAAGG GAATGCTGAGATTCCTGTGGGGAAATTTCTGAAAGGACAACCCAGCGTGGCCAGGAACATTTACAGCTTTGGTTTTGGGAAG ttcCACCTGGCAGGCAGTGGCCACCTGGGCTACCTGGCCTCCCTGCCAATAATTGGGGACAAAGATTTGGTTCAGGCTGATGATGAAGCAGCATTTTCTTACCACGTGGGGCCCTACATGATCATGACCAA CGGGAGGCAGCGCCAGAGCACCACAGAAAATTCTTG CCTGAtgtggggaggcagcagggtgACAGTGAAGGAGCTGagcctccagccccagcagaggagctggaaaCTGCGCCTGGCTgatctgctgctggcagagcaggagcacagcag CAAGCTCCGCCACCCTCACTTGCTGCAGCtgatgtctgtctgtctgtcctgtgACCTGGAGAAAACTCGTCTGGTCTATGAGAGGGTTCACTTTGGCTCTCTCTACAGCATCCTCCATGAAAGG CGCGCGGAGTTCCCGGTGCTGCAGACGGCGACCCTGCTGCAcatcctgctgcaggtgctggacGCGCTGCGCTTCCTGCACGGCCGCGGCTTCCTGCACCGCTCCCTGTCCTCGCTCGCCGTCCAGGTGGTGGCCTCGGGGGAGGGCAAGCTCTGCAACCTGGAGTACATGATAGAGAG caaggacagtgggGAGCACAGTGACCTGACCCGaatccctgtgccagcccagctgtTCCGCTGGAGCTCCCCTGAAATCATCCTGGGCAAGCCTGGCACGGTCAGGTCAGATGTTTACAGCttctgtgcagtgctgcaggaggccCTGACAG AGAGCCCTCCCTGGAAAGGTGTGGAAGACTCAGCTGTGAAGCAGCTCGTCCTTTcaggggagcagctgggagcagatgTCAGGCTGCCCCTGCTCTACTATGATGTTGTCAAGTCAGGGCTGGAACCCAAACCCAGGAACCGCTCCATGAAGCTTCAGGATATTCAATATGTCCTGAAAAATGACCTGAAGGTGATTCCCAGCCTGCTCATTTTGATGTGTCCATTCAGCTTCTGCTTAAATCTAGAGGAG gACTTGGTTAAATCTGAAGGCGGCCACGCTGGTGGAACACTCAAAGCCCAGAGGTCTGCTGTTCTTGCAGATGTGAACATCTGCTGGGCATCATCTTTTAGCTTCCAGAAGAGAACAGTGGAACTCCAGGAAAAAGAGATGAGCAAGGCTG GTGGCTTTCCTGCCCCCAAGGACTCTGTTTTCCccaaggagagcagggctgtggtgctgcaggaggcagcagccagtgcagaGCCCCCAGTGCAGGACAGCAGCCTCGGGGTCTCTGAGCAGCATTCTGGAGCTTCTCCCTGCAGTGAGAGCGATGTGGATGGCAGCCTGTGCAGCTTTGAGATGAATGAAATCCTGGCCAGTTACCCAGAAGGTCCCCAAGACTTCCTGGAGGGAGGACCTGGGTCAGGCCAGGCCCTAAAGGATGCAGAAATGCAAGAGCAGAGCCAGTGGGAGGGTGAGGATGAAGGGGAATCCTCGGGGTCCAGCACAGGCTTcactggagaggaggaagaggaggaggaggaggaagaagaagaggaggaggaggaggaagaagaggaaagggtgagagaaggctctgggctgtcccaggtgagaggagctgctggcaggaggctgagcagcccctcccAGAGCGAGCAGCACATCAGCAGATGTGTCCTGAACCTCAAGATCATGCAGAGCatgctgcagcaggctgggcattCCCTGAGCAGGACAGAGGAGAAACTGGACAGGCTGAAGGCCATGGCAAAGCAGAAGAGGCTGCTCCAGGAGGTCAGGATGAATCTGCTTCCCAAGGAAAGTTCTCAGGGAAGGCGCTGGGATGGCTCTGATGCTGCTTCCCAAAACACCATGAAGGCTCTTTCTGGAGTTGATATTTTTTTACACCAGGCTGTGGCTCCACCATCCAGGGACTACATTCCACCTCCAGTAACGTGTCAGGCACCAGGCAGAGACAGCTTCCAGGCTGTTCCCCAGACAGCCAAGGAAAGGGAGGCAATTCAGAATGAGAAGTGGAAGAGCAAAATTGCAGCCACCCATTGTGatccaggctgcagcacaggcagagggcTGGATGGTGAAGGGAGCCTAAACCAGGAG CATTGCCTCCCACACGTGTCTGCAAGAAGCCAGAAAAAGTTCAACCTGCAGTGGCAGAGAGGAGCTGATTCACATCCTGCAGCAagaagggaagaggagaagTG GTGCCATTCAAAACCCAGGGTGGAATTCTGCAGCAAAAAAAGCATTGAGAAGAGGAGGGTGGTGCAGTCAGGATGGAGGA CTGAAGTCAAGCAGATGGCCAGAAGAGTGGCCTCAGGTCGGCTGGGGCTCAGCTGCCCCTACCCTGGCAGCGAGTGCCCGTCTGAAGCAGAAGGTGCCAAGGAGCCCCCCCAGGAGGTGCCTGCTGGAGCCCCCCAGAGCCAGGGGCAGCCAGGTGAGCCCTGGGACCCGGGCTCTGAGGACACAGCCGACTCTGGGGACAGTGATCTGGACAGGACTTCCACAG GGAGGAGCTGCCAGTCCCCAGCACCAGATGAGCAAGCAGAGTCTGGAAAATCCATTCCTAAGAGTTCAGTGCTTCCTCAGCAAGCTGAGAATCTCTCTAGA GGGCATTCAAGGGAATTACATTGTTCCCTTAATTCACCTCCTGATGTGACTGAAGAATTCTTCACTCCTGATtatttccttcctcctgctcttgAGGGAAGGTCAGAACCAGAG accTCAGACACTGAGGGCAAAGCAGAAGATGTTTGTGCAGGATTTTTACAGAACTTACCTGCAGATGCAGCATCAGCAATTCAGGCTCCAg GAGGAAAAATACTATTCTGCAGCACAACACCACAGAGCTGTGGCAGTAACAAGCTGGGAGTGAATCAGCTGAGCCAAATGCCTGGAGCCAG TGTGGATGCAGCACGAGAAGCGACGCTGTGGGAGCCACAGGAAGAATGCCAAGAAAAAGATGT ATCAGTGGCAGATATTCAGGATTTGTCCAGCATCCCCTGTGAGCAGAACTTCCAGAGGGGTGTGGAGTGTAAAACACCTCGGCTGAGCCACGCTCCCACCAGTGTCAGCACCCCCCTGGGCTCAG atGAAAAATTTCCATTAGCCTTTGAGAAATACAATCAGTGCCGTGAGTTTTCTTCAGATTCTTCCTTTTGTGGCTCTCAAGAGACCTCCTCCACTGTGTTCAAGACTTTCACCACAGCCTGTGAAGGGGAGAGGAGCATGGAAATTCCAGTGGTGGCTCCAAGATTTTGCCCATTTGGACTGAAAGAGCCT GTTGGGTTGCCACCAGTTGCTTCATCCCTGAGGAACACCAGGCAGGCACCTG CACTCTCAGAGGCATCTCCCCCCTCCATTGATGAGCTGCCTCCACCAGCCCAAGAGCTGCTGGATGAAATTG
- the TEX14 gene encoding inactive serine/threonine-protein kinase TEX14 isoform X12, with product MFPIFSQLCSGKKMAHPIPLPFPCPVKLGSVKGDSLEADLHEYVREGNYVKVKKLLKKGVFVDAVNSMGQTCLFTAALLGLGKIVDVLLEYGSNANHRCRDGSTPVHAAAFSGSRAVLSRLLERGGELRVHDSQGRSPQLWALSASKDSSAQMLEFMQQCSLCMQAAIWNLPSDLLRKVGSTRALICSPSRFGGLVQGNAEIPVGKFLKGQPSVARNIYSFGFGKFHLAGSGHLGYLASLPIIGDKDLVQADDEAAFSYHVGPYMIMTNGRQRQSTTENSCLMWGGSRVTVKELSLQPQQRSWKLRLADLLLAEQEHSSKLRHPHLLQLMSVCLSCDLEKTRLVYERVHFGSLYSILHERRAEFPVLQTATLLHILLQVLDALRFLHGRGFLHRSLSSLAVQVVASGEGKLCNLEYMIESKDSGEHSDLTRIPVPAQLFRWSSPEIILGKPGTVRSDVYSFCAVLQEALTESPPWKGVEDSAVKQLVLSGEQLGADVRLPLLYYDVVKSGLEPKPRNRSMKLQDIQYVLKNDLKVIPSLLILMCPFSFCLNLEEDLVKSEGGHAGGTLKAQRSAVLADVNICWASSFSFQKRTVELQEKEMSKAGGFPAPKDSVFPKESRAVVLQEAAASAEPPVQDSSLGVSEQHSGASPCSESDVDGSLCSFEMNEILASYPEGPQDFLEGGPGSGQALKDAEMQEQSQWEGEDEGESSGSSTGFTGEEEEEEEEEEEEEEEEEEEERVREGSGLSQVRGAAGRRLSSPSQSEQHISRCVLNLKIMQSMLQQAGHSLSRTEEKLDRLKAMAKQKRLLQEVRMNLLPKESSQGRRWDGSDAASQNTMKALSGVDIFLHQAVAPPSRDYIPPPVTCQAPGRDSFQAVPQTAKEREAIQNEKWKSKIAATHCDPGCSTGRGLDGEGSLNQEHCLPHVSARSQKKFNLQWQRGADSHPAARREEEKWCHSKPRVEFCSKKSIEKRRVVQSGWRTEVKQMARRVASGRLGLSCPYPGSECPSEAEGAKEPPQEVPAGAPQSQGQPGEPWDPGSEDTADSGDSDLDRTSTGRSCQSPAPDEQAESGKSIPKSSVLPQQAENLSRGHSRELHCSLNSPPDVTEEFFTPDYFLPPALEGRSEPETSDTEGKAEDVCAGFLQNLPADAASAIQAPGGKILFCSTTPQSCGSNKLGVNQLSQMPGASVDAAREATLWEPQEECQEKDV from the exons ATGTTTCCTATCTTTTCCCAGTTGTGCTCAGGAAAGAAGATGGCTCATCCCATCCCTCTCCCCTTTCCATGCCCAGTCAAGCTTGGAAGTGTCAAAGGAGACTCCCTGGAAGCTGACCTGCATGAGTATGTCAGGGAAGGGAACTATGTGAAAGTGAAGAAGCTTCTGAAAAAAG GAGTTTTTGTGGATGCTGTGAATTCCATGGGCCAGACCTGTCTgttcactgctgctctgctggggctgggtaAAATTGTGGATGTGCTGCTGGAATACGGCTCGAATGCCAATCA CCGCTGCCGGGACGGGAGCACGCCGGTGCACGCGGCCGCGTTCTCGGGGAGCCGCGCCGTGCTCAGCCGCCTGCTGGAGCGGGGCGGGGAGCTGCGCGTGCACgacagccagggcaggagcccgcagctctgggctctgtctgccAGCAAGGACAGCAGCGCTCAG aTGCTGGAATTTATGCAGCAGTGCTCGCTGTGCATGCAGGCTGCCATTTGGAATCTTCCCTCTGACCTGCTCAGGAAGGTTGGCTCCACAAGGGCCTTGATCTGCAGCCCCTCGAGGTTTGGTGGCCTTGTCCAAGG GAATGCTGAGATTCCTGTGGGGAAATTTCTGAAAGGACAACCCAGCGTGGCCAGGAACATTTACAGCTTTGGTTTTGGGAAG ttcCACCTGGCAGGCAGTGGCCACCTGGGCTACCTGGCCTCCCTGCCAATAATTGGGGACAAAGATTTGGTTCAGGCTGATGATGAAGCAGCATTTTCTTACCACGTGGGGCCCTACATGATCATGACCAA CGGGAGGCAGCGCCAGAGCACCACAGAAAATTCTTG CCTGAtgtggggaggcagcagggtgACAGTGAAGGAGCTGagcctccagccccagcagaggagctggaaaCTGCGCCTGGCTgatctgctgctggcagagcaggagcacagcag CAAGCTCCGCCACCCTCACTTGCTGCAGCtgatgtctgtctgtctgtcctgtgACCTGGAGAAAACTCGTCTGGTCTATGAGAGGGTTCACTTTGGCTCTCTCTACAGCATCCTCCATGAAAGG CGCGCGGAGTTCCCGGTGCTGCAGACGGCGACCCTGCTGCAcatcctgctgcaggtgctggacGCGCTGCGCTTCCTGCACGGCCGCGGCTTCCTGCACCGCTCCCTGTCCTCGCTCGCCGTCCAGGTGGTGGCCTCGGGGGAGGGCAAGCTCTGCAACCTGGAGTACATGATAGAGAG caaggacagtgggGAGCACAGTGACCTGACCCGaatccctgtgccagcccagctgtTCCGCTGGAGCTCCCCTGAAATCATCCTGGGCAAGCCTGGCACGGTCAGGTCAGATGTTTACAGCttctgtgcagtgctgcaggaggccCTGACAG AGAGCCCTCCCTGGAAAGGTGTGGAAGACTCAGCTGTGAAGCAGCTCGTCCTTTcaggggagcagctgggagcagatgTCAGGCTGCCCCTGCTCTACTATGATGTTGTCAAGTCAGGGCTGGAACCCAAACCCAGGAACCGCTCCATGAAGCTTCAGGATATTCAATATGTCCTGAAAAATGACCTGAAGGTGATTCCCAGCCTGCTCATTTTGATGTGTCCATTCAGCTTCTGCTTAAATCTAGAGGAG gACTTGGTTAAATCTGAAGGCGGCCACGCTGGTGGAACACTCAAAGCCCAGAGGTCTGCTGTTCTTGCAGATGTGAACATCTGCTGGGCATCATCTTTTAGCTTCCAGAAGAGAACAGTGGAACTCCAGGAAAAAGAGATGAGCAAGGCTG GTGGCTTTCCTGCCCCCAAGGACTCTGTTTTCCccaaggagagcagggctgtggtgctgcaggaggcagcagccagtgcagaGCCCCCAGTGCAGGACAGCAGCCTCGGGGTCTCTGAGCAGCATTCTGGAGCTTCTCCCTGCAGTGAGAGCGATGTGGATGGCAGCCTGTGCAGCTTTGAGATGAATGAAATCCTGGCCAGTTACCCAGAAGGTCCCCAAGACTTCCTGGAGGGAGGACCTGGGTCAGGCCAGGCCCTAAAGGATGCAGAAATGCAAGAGCAGAGCCAGTGGGAGGGTGAGGATGAAGGGGAATCCTCGGGGTCCAGCACAGGCTTcactggagaggaggaagaggaggaggaggaggaagaagaagaggaggaggaggaggaagaagaggaaagggtgagagaaggctctgggctgtcccaggtgagaggagctgctggcaggaggctgagcagcccctcccAGAGCGAGCAGCACATCAGCAGATGTGTCCTGAACCTCAAGATCATGCAGAGCatgctgcagcaggctgggcattCCCTGAGCAGGACAGAGGAGAAACTGGACAGGCTGAAGGCCATGGCAAAGCAGAAGAGGCTGCTCCAGGAGGTCAGGATGAATCTGCTTCCCAAGGAAAGTTCTCAGGGAAGGCGCTGGGATGGCTCTGATGCTGCTTCCCAAAACACCATGAAGGCTCTTTCTGGAGTTGATATTTTTTTACACCAGGCTGTGGCTCCACCATCCAGGGACTACATTCCACCTCCAGTAACGTGTCAGGCACCAGGCAGAGACAGCTTCCAGGCTGTTCCCCAGACAGCCAAGGAAAGGGAGGCAATTCAGAATGAGAAGTGGAAGAGCAAAATTGCAGCCACCCATTGTGatccaggctgcagcacaggcagagggcTGGATGGTGAAGGGAGCCTAAACCAGGAG CATTGCCTCCCACACGTGTCTGCAAGAAGCCAGAAAAAGTTCAACCTGCAGTGGCAGAGAGGAGCTGATTCACATCCTGCAGCAagaagggaagaggagaagTG GTGCCATTCAAAACCCAGGGTGGAATTCTGCAGCAAAAAAAGCATTGAGAAGAGGAGGGTGGTGCAGTCAGGATGGAGGA CTGAAGTCAAGCAGATGGCCAGAAGAGTGGCCTCAGGTCGGCTGGGGCTCAGCTGCCCCTACCCTGGCAGCGAGTGCCCGTCTGAAGCAGAAGGTGCCAAGGAGCCCCCCCAGGAGGTGCCTGCTGGAGCCCCCCAGAGCCAGGGGCAGCCAGGTGAGCCCTGGGACCCGGGCTCTGAGGACACAGCCGACTCTGGGGACAGTGATCTGGACAGGACTTCCACAG GGAGGAGCTGCCAGTCCCCAGCACCAGATGAGCAAGCAGAGTCTGGAAAATCCATTCCTAAGAGTTCAGTGCTTCCTCAGCAAGCTGAGAATCTCTCTAGA GGGCATTCAAGGGAATTACATTGTTCCCTTAATTCACCTCCTGATGTGACTGAAGAATTCTTCACTCCTGATtatttccttcctcctgctcttgAGGGAAGGTCAGAACCAGAG accTCAGACACTGAGGGCAAAGCAGAAGATGTTTGTGCAGGATTTTTACAGAACTTACCTGCAGATGCAGCATCAGCAATTCAGGCTCCAg GAGGAAAAATACTATTCTGCAGCACAACACCACAGAGCTGTGGCAGTAACAAGCTGGGAGTGAATCAGCTGAGCCAAATGCCTGGAGCCAG TGTGGATGCAGCACGAGAAGCGACGCTGTGGGAGCCACAGGAAGAATGCCAAGAAAAAGATGT atGA